The Aspergillus oryzae RIB40 DNA, chromosome 5 genome segment AGACTAAGAGTAACGCGCAATGTATAACACACATCGCGGGATGGTTCCCGCTCCCAACTCCCGTCTGACGGAGTTGCTTGATCAACTGCGCCAGGAATTTGAGAATCAATCAAGGAGCACTGGCGAGTTTGAACATCAATGTATGTGTGCATTTGAATTCTCTTCCTCTGATTATCTGAAGCTGCCTCGTGTCAACCCCCATGGCCAGTCCCGCCAGGCATACTTCCCTACAAGTTCTTACATGATCGGCCCCTCCGCCGATACATCTGTCGCATGAAGCGCGATAGCTCGCTTGGAATTACCGGGGGCTCTCTCTGTTTCTATTagtcagagaagagagaattaAACGTTACATAAAAATGGATTGCTGACAATCCTTTCAGTAACCGGACAGCTtcaagaaatggaaatgaTTCGGCAGAAAGTCTACCAGCTGGAACAAGCACAAATCAAGATGAAGCAAGAGTACGTGTCTACGGAATGGCCTTCCAAAGACAATAGCCTTTTTCGGAAGCTAATTCTTTACAGCTATGAAGCGGAAATTCGCGTGCTGCGTCATGAGCTCGAGTCGCGCGGTGTTCAACCTGTCTCTTCCCATATTGCTGGCCCAGCACAGCACGCTGGCCCTTCTCAAGCCCCCCCGCCCGCACTGGGCCATGGCCCCAGTAATTTATTTGGTGGGATCATGGCCAACCAAGGAGGTAGTGGTCCCGGTCTtgcccctccccctccccagGATCAGCAGCCTCCCCAGCATACCCTTCAACAGCCTGCTCCCGCGGCTCAGCAAGGAGCGCCGCAGCCACCGCAGAGCTCTTTTGGGGGATATCAGCCTGGTGCTGCTGTGAACGGTATGTTGTTACTGAGTTCATGATTGGTTCTTTGATGTCTGACCCGTAGTCGCGGATTTTCTGTACAGGCTACgcacctccacctccgcccACCGCCTCTCCTGGACCTGGAAAGAGACCCCGTGCTCCTCCCGGACCAGCAACTCCCCAGCAAACCCATCAACTGGCCTACCCTGATCCTCGTGTGTCGCCTCAGTTGGCCCGGCCCACCCCACCTAGCCAAGCCCTTGTTCGTGACCGCCCAGGTAACATGTTGGCCAACTGGAATCCAGATGATTTACCTGCCTCGCAAAAGCGTGAGGGTGCTGATTGGTACGCTGTATTCAACCCAGAGGTACAGCGTGTGTTGGATGTCGAGCTGGTACATCACCTTGTTCATGATAGTGTGGTTTGCTGCGTGCGTTTCAGCCGGGACGGCAAATATCTTGCAACAGGTTGCAATCGTTCCGCTCAAATTTTTGATGTCACCACCGGCCAGAATGTGGCTACCCTTCAGGATGAGAATGTGGACAAAAATGGCGATCTTTATATCCGCAGCGTTTGCTTCAGTCCTGATGGCAAGTTCCTCGCGACCGGCGCCGAGGATAAGCAAATTCGGGTAAGTCTGAGTACAGCTCTTCTGTTGTCGTCAAGGCTCGTGATATTCACTTTTTAAATCCCTGCGAGTGCTGGCAAGAGCAATTGTCTATCATTTTTTTTAATGAACCACATCATACCTGGCCTCCGTTTCCCTTGTTTGGTTATTTGGTCAGGAGACTAATTGTGTGGGCTTAGGTTTGGGACATTGCTGCTCGGACCATCAAGCATATCTTCACTGGTCATGAGCAAGATATTTACTCTCTTGACTTTGCTGGCAACGGCCGCTATATTGCTTCCGGCAGCGGAGACAAGACTGTTCGCCTATGGGATATTCTGGATGGCAAGCTTGTCTACACTCTCAGCATCGAAGATGGTGTGACCACCGTTGCTATGTCCCCCGATGGTCACTACGTCGCAGCTGGCTCCCTGGACAAGAGCGTTCGCGTCTGGGACACTACCACCGGCTATTTAGTTGAACGGCTGGAAAGCCCTGATGGACATAAAGATAGCGTTTACTCGGTCGCTTTCGCGCCAAATGGTCGGGATCTAGTTAGCGGCAGTCTCGATAAGActatcaagctctgggaGCTTAATGTTCCCCGTGGTGCATTCCCTGGAACTGGGGTCAAAGGTGGTAAATGCATTCGGACTTTCGAGGGCCACAAGGTTTGTTAATGCCTGCGACTGCAACTACGGCTTTCTGTGTATGTTGAACCAAATCAAATAGATGCTAACACTTTCGGCTTAGGACTTTGTGCTCAGCGTTTGCCTGACTCCAGACGGACACTGGGTTATGAGTGGCTCTAAGGATCGGGGTGTCCAGTTCTGGGATCCAATTACAGGAAATGCGCAGATGATGCTACAAGGCCACAAAAATTCTGGTTAGTATCAAAATATTTTGCGGATGATGTCTTCGTCTAACTTGGTGATAGTTATCTCGGTGGCTCCCAGCCCGACAAACAACTTGTTCGCCACCGGTAGTGGTGACATGCGTGCAAGAATCTGGAGGTATGTGCTTCTATTCAACTCACAGCCGTAATTTGACAGGGCTTTCCATACCATCTTTTATGAATGTGTGTTTCTGACCTCGTTTCCTCTTGCTAAGGTACTCTACATACACTGGACGGTGATGGGCTGCTCCTGAGAAGGTTTGACGCACATATGGCTTTATACTCTCTATGTTTCACCTATTCCGGCCAGTTTGGTTTTCAGTTGGGTGCTGCGCTGCCCAAgaccatttcttctttcgctcGCAACCTCCACATTTACCTCATGAGTGATGTATTGGTCAAGTCAAGTCAGAGAAacaaacaggaaaaaaagaaaacaagacagaaaaaaaaaaggcaatGTGTGTATGGATAGTAATTTGGCTGATTGTCGATTCTTTCGTGTGATCTGGGGCTTTACTTGTCATGGATTAGCCCGGTAGTGAATTTGAAGGAGCTAGATGCGATTATCTCAAGGGCGCACCGTGGATGCCTACTTATTGTAGAAGGCGCGCCGAACTCCCGTTGGAATGAGAAACCGGGGCTTGCGTAAACACCTCTATCGAATCGCCTCAGTCCCTACAGGTCGGATGGGCCTCATCAAACTTATTTAAGATTAGCTCTCTTAGACTCGTCAACCCTCCCCTGCTCTGTTTTTATTACGAAGGGAGGACTCGGGGTATTGAGTGAGGGGCTTATGATTCCTATACTATACTTATTGCGCTTGGGGTTGTAACTGAGCTGGCGAGGCTATGTTGCCTTACGAAGCATCATCTCACTTTTGGGGGAGGGTTCTTATGCCTTCGgcgagggaaagaaaagccatcAAGAGTtcctacggagtacagagtaaGAGAACCTgggagggggaaagatgACCGGAAAGACTCCGTAACGACCCTAGAAGAATATAGGAGGGTAGCAGGGTCGCCCTGACTGCATTCAGTTGCTTTCCAATCTAGCGTATTGAGGTATGGACCCTTTACTGTATACCTCAGTACTTTACAGAACACGACTGTCTAGAATAGGCAGTATTCGTACCTCGTATCACAACAAGCATGGCGATATAGCTCAACATGATGGAGGTGAGATGATTGCATTGTTCATCTGGCGCAATGTGAAATTTTCCAATAGATCAGATAAACTGACTTGATGACAACTAAAAGTTTCAAAGGTCAGTATTAGAGGCCAAGGTAATGAGAATCTTGAGAATAACCCTGTACCGGACAGTGTCATTGATCAGATCATGGAGATTAGTCCTGATTGTGATTCATATAAAGCGACCGGCTcaataagaataaaaataggTTAGCAATCCTAGTCCTTTTGCATCTTTGACCAGCCCTGACGATCACGAGGGATCTGGCCATTCTAGCTTAGGTTGAATACTAGCTCAGGACTCCATCACAAGGGTGGGGGGGAGAcaaaaattcaaaatccAAAAAGTATCGAGTCCAGTGCATACACCAGTCAGCTTCTGTCCAGCAGTAGATTTTTCGGAGCCATGGGCGGCTATTGGGAAATAGGTATTTTATCTTACAGGCGGAGAAGAATTCAATGCCGCGCTGATCCGCTCAAAAGTCGGCAGCAaccaaaaaaatatattaataaaatagctaaaaaaaaataaaaataaaaataaaaataaaaaataaaccCCAGTCTGTTTTcctgctttcctttcttccctttttacCTACCCTTTATGTTGCAGAAATCAGCTTGAGTAATTATGATCAGCAGTTTTCGCTCCGAAGTCTGGTAGACAAAGAAGctatctatattataccactcttTTGGTAAGCCTAACAATCCAGTAAATAATGGGATTGTCCTCTCCTGCATCGGAAGTGCAGGTGGGAAGGATTCCATCTAGCAGGCTAAGATCACTGACGAACCATACAATAGATGTATGTGAAGCTAGGACACTGCTAACTACATATGGCGTCCCGAACCCACTGTAAGGGCTCGAGGGAAATAAATGCAATATCCTCCGAAATATGGGTCAGAGCAAACAGCATGCATGCCCTTTCCCTGTCTAGGCTAAAGTGGCTCTTAGGATGCAATTACAAATGGATGAGTCGTTGAAGAGCTCTACAACCGATTATTCGTCATTGCTTTGTACACCTAGCCATGATTATCTACCCAGTTTGCCTCTAGGGCTAAGCAGAATGGATTAACTCTGTGATGGGTCCTGCAGTGCCTGAACCAAGACTCAGGATTCAAACCCCCTGCTAGTAGATTGCTGTGTGATGGTGTGAAATGATATCCTGCTAATAGATCAGTGCATGTGATGTATCTTGTTTCCAGCCACACCCCTTGTTTGCTTTCATGTCTTTGGTAAATCTTTGTTGAACAGGCAGTGGATATTATATGCCAATATCATGTGTGTAGtaggatgtatgtactgtatatcCATATATTACGCAGGTGTATGCTCAGTTATGGGAGGTAAAATAACAGTGCGTGTAATATAATATGTACGATGTAAATTTTCCCTTGTCATTTTGGGAGGTAATCACTAGAGCTCCActagtttctttttctttccttttcttcctctttttttttttttttccctctcccctTTAGCGTCTCGTGTTGTTTCAGGCCAGTAAGAAAGCGAGAACAATCGAAGGGTACCAGGATTAGAGCTGGTCCAATCAGTGACATGCCTATGTACTATTAGTAGGTACTATTTAACATTTCCACCTTACGCGGCTTATGGATAATCTGAAGACCGCGTGTTCATGTTGAATCTTTCCTTGTACTTTATTTACACATGTTCCTATGAGTTTATCGATATACCAAGTAGTGGAATGACGCATCGATCCATGGatcatcatgaagaaggcCCGGCCCGCTACAGCAACGGGGGATGATTGAAATGGTTAGCATCTTCCTTTCAATGCGTTAACCGTAAAATTTGCAGCCACAAAGATCTTCTTGAGCCTAGCTTCTCTCACTCTCTGCCCGGCTATCCCTCGGTCATATATTCAATCATTTTAATGATTTATTTTCTGTCCAAGAGTATCGATTCATGGGGTTAAAGATCCAATGAATGAAGAGTGCTATAGGGGATGGACGATCCATATTACTAGTATTAACCAGCTAAGGCAGTGGAGGTCCTCTGATGGCGAAGACCGCCACGGTCAACGTGTGGGCGCGTGTGGTGAGGAGGGGTGGAGACAGCAGTTTCGTATTCCCCCCACCTAAATTGTATTGGTCAAAGGCAATAGATGATCGGACGCTGGGATACATACTCCTAGTACACAGTAATAAGTAtacttactccgtagaagTTGGGTCAAGGGGTGCCGAATCGGATGGGACTGGAGTCAGCCTGCCATGACTCGCAGTGGATCGAATGTTGTGACGCGTGACTGTGTGGAGCAAATCAACTAGACTGGACAACACCCACTCATGGAGCTCGTTTGTTCTTGCTTGACAAGGTAAGAGTCTACGTACTAGCTCGAAAGTCGTCTAAGAGGTCAGGCACGTATCCATGTAAGTCTTAGGCACTGTGGTAGACATTCGTCGCCAGCCGCGGCTGTCGCGAAGAGTGAGGCACATTCTCATTGACGCCAAGGAATCCATCCAGCCGGGGCCTTCCAGCAAATGAGATACTACGTGGTTAGTAATTCCACACTATTGATCGGCTGCGGACGGTCCGTTCTGTAGCTCTGCCGGCGAACCCTTGTCATAAACTTTGCGGTACTTCTGTCACCCGCACGGTTTCTGTGGCTATACTCAGGAAACCCTCCCATTGGATGTTGAATGCTAAATAGTTGTCCTCAAGCCAGTCCCatctatactccgtatacgTATATGACTATATTTCTGTTCTCTCATGCTGTGTGCATATGTAGGGTATACGAGCTGATTTCGAACCATCCATGGCACTTTGTCTCAATGTCCCTGACCCCGAGCGTCCTCAGCTCCCTCGGCTTAACAGCAATTTATCGGAGCTCTCGGGCACCCTGCGCATTTCTGCAGCCAGTCTTAAAATTCCCATCCGCTCCGAGGCTGCATGTGGCTTACCCTCTGTGTAGATGTCCCCGGCAGGACTGCAAGATGCCTGCCGCATCGGCCGGCCCCATGCAAATAATAAATGGAAGAACTCCTGGGTGCCGACGAAAACAATGAATATGATGAAGCACCTAACTAGCTTGAAAGGTGCCCAGATGTtagaataaaaatatatatatcgggACCCTATGATCAGGTCTGGGACCAAAAACAAATGAGATGCTTCCAGTCTCAAAGATCTACATCCTTTCGGGTCATGGTGCTGATCGGTCCACTAGTGAGGAGAGTGTTGACCGTCAGCCTTGAAACTGCTTCTCTCTAGTGGTCGGCTGGGTTCCAAAGGTTCAGGTGCCTGCGTAGATGACAAGGGTATCCTAGTTGACtaatccttttctctcccttgttgtttttcttttcttttcctttttttggGGGGCGCGCGCGCGAAATACAGGTAGTATGTACCCAAGATTAGGTTAACTATCACAGTCCTTAACAATATTGATCATCCATGTTTTTATATTCCCTGAGAAACTAGAAAGACTCCCAAAGTGGAAATTCCGATATTTACAATAGTCTAGTACCTGACTAAAGGGtactcctcctccctccgTACGCAGCCAAGCGGCCACTTTGTAGCCGGCCTTTTTTGGCCAGGCTGAAACCCTTATCCCTCGtcttggtttggtttgtctGACTGGCCAATGCTCCAGCCCACCCTCCAGGACCGCTGTGTCAGATGATCTATGATTACATAGCGGTTATGGTGTATTACAAGGCTGTTGTATTTGATACTCCTCTCACCATCGCAAACAGCAATTATGAAGACCTCCCGGAGAAAGGttaaaggaaagaagaggggagggTAAGGGAGTAAAtaataagagaaaaaagtcCTAAAGAAcattcattttttttttctatgATCCATAGACTGGAGCAAGTACACTATACATGGTTGCCTTGTAATGAATGGTTCTTGACAGAGTGAAAGTCGTGAAATAACTGTAAACagcctttttccttgttacCCCTTTGGATTCCATAGATGTTCCTATCTCATTTCATCTCCCCCcaccacacacacacacccatatatatatgtgtgtgTCTTTCTTTACAGTatgaccatgatgaccaCCACAGCGTCCAATTAAAcgtggaaaaggaaagaaaaggtggtAGAAagtcaaagacaaaagagagagagagagagaagggggggGGAGGTTAAGAATATGGAGTAGATATGCTTCTATGAACTACGCTACATTATGTAGGTAAACATAGAGATATAGATTCTGAAATTGTTAGCCTCCAAGAGTACAGAATCCATACCAAGTCAAGTATGGAAGCATAGTACCGCCAATGTGGGTGCGTGATTATCAGCTCGATCGGGACTGTCACACGCATCCCGCGATTGGGCCAAAATAACCACTATTCTCCACGATTGTCCGTCCCGCCACGACTACTGGGTACTAACTAGTACTTAGTACTTACTACCTCCtactttttctccctcccctgCAGCAGTCAATAAAAGTCATCCCCATCTATCGCCCCGCCGAGATGGGCAGAAAAGGTAAATGGAGAGATGATCAGGGGGCCGGAGAGCTCACTCATTGCcccaaggatgatgagagTCGGGACTAGACCATAGAACTAGTTGGATTTAGACGGTGGATCTCACTAGGCATGGATTTAGTATGGTCAATGTCTGGGCGAAGTCCAGCTCGTCATTTTTCCATGTCATCCAATGTCATCTCATTTGCAGGTGTAAGAAACCATTGAGGAACGATGCCATTACTTCATACTCTCTTTACAACAGAAGCTAGAgggaaggagggagaagaatcTAGAGGTCTGGCAGAGAATCAAGTCatctatctttttttttaggCAGCCTTCGAGTATCTGACAAGGTGAATGAATCCTTATCTTCCACTGGTGCAGTACACAGTACACACTGCTGGTATAGGCACGGTATCTATGTACCAGTGTCTTGTTGCTAgatatgtatggtatggACTGGCATGGATACATCATCAGTACGATAGATACGTAAGTAAGTACAGTACTGTTGGAACACTTAGCCTTTTCCGGGTGTTGGTCTCTGTGATCCAGATGAAGCCTTCAGCTAACTCTCAGCTAACAGGCTGGATCCCTGTCGTTGTCCACCCCCGCTGCTTCCACTGCTCTGGGACCTCCAAGCAGGAGTGTGGGcgggaaaaaataaaagaaagggaaaaaaaaaaaaagaaaagaaaagaaaaggattttttatttaatttttaattttttttttttttttttttccttttcaaaatagaatagaataagggaaaaataaaacaggAATTAAAGATTAACTTAgttaaatattataataaagGTATATGTATATCTAGTTCTAGATCACCACCAACAGATAGAATGTCACGTATGTTAATGTGGATGTGAGTGCAAAAGACCCAAGGGTTTAGTATATCAtacaaaaagcaacaaacAAAAATAACAAACACACATATActaaaagggaaaagaagaaggcaaagacgaagacgaagaagagaagagagatagagaaaaGGCAACAACTTGCTTCCATACTCATTACTATCATTACGAACAATATCCTGTCCAGTGTCGTTCATCACACTCAACAACTCTCCTTTCCATTATATTTTACTCtcattctcttttcccttatttgattctttctttctttcttcctttcttgaTCTTTGCTCGATAATTATCGTTTCATACGCAGTCCTCTGAGCCTTCTGAACTGCGGAGAATTTGAGATTCTCTATCCGATCGACCTTTTTGATATTTGCTTTTTACCATCGGAAGATCACCTTCACACTTTATACTTTATTTGCTTGTTCCCGCTCTATTTGCTTCTTTCCTCTAGCATCGATAGACGTCGACGCAGAAACTTCCGCAATCCGCTGTTGACCATTGACCATTGAATACCGGTTCGTCTGTGAAGAAAGCCCATCAGTAAGTCTTCCCGTGTTGTTGTCACATATGAACGTGAGAGCTGACATGGAGACAGCGAGGACAAGAGACGAGTAGATAGCAAAGACGAAGTGATCCTAGGGCAGGTGATCTGGGCATAATTTTTTGCTTCTAATCTCGCCCGAGATGGAAACAGCCGAGCCTGTGTCCTATGAATTCCCCGGTCATACAATCGGCGCTGTTGCGCCGCGTCGGATGATGACCTCCAATCTTGGTCATAACTTTCCCTTCTATGCAACCCCAGCAGCGTCATTCCCACTGCCATTTCACCAGTCATCCTCGACCGCTTATGGATTTGGCCATGCACTcaatcatcaccaccataaCCACCATCAACCCAGCTATCCTCAGTTCTTCGTGGCCAGCCACGAATCGATCAACTCTCAGCCCATGCGGTTATCGTCAGAGCCACCACCTGTCCAGTCAATCCCTGATATTCGTCCTGCGAAAAATGCGGTCAATCGCGTATCTAGAGATCCGTTGGTCAAAAATGATCCCAGCTCAAACACACAACAGACTCCCATGGCCCGCTCGTCGACCCACGGAGCAGCTGCCCAAAGCAAGAGCCCTAGCGTCAGCGAGATCGAGTTCACCACCGAGGTCGATATACTGATGAAAGCAATCCAGTCCAGAAATAGTGTCCAGCCGCCGAACACGCAGTCATTGCCGCCTTTACAGCAATTAACACACAGGGGATGCCATGGTTATCCGCAgaccttttctcttcatccgtctGGCAATACCCGGTGCAATATGATGGCTGAAGAAGTGCAGTCTCGGTCAGGGAAGAAGCGCAAATATGTCTGTACCCTTCCACACTGTGGAAAGAGCTTTGCTCAAAAGACTCATTTGGATATTCATACTCGGGCTCACACCGGAGACAAGCCTTTTGTGAGTAGGAAGAAGATTACAACCTGCCGGTGATTATAGCAGAGCCAGTGGCTGACCATTTTCACTGACAGATCTGCAAGGAACCTTCTTGTGGACAACGTTTCTCACAGCTAGGCAATCTGAAGGTAAGCTCTACTGAACAATCTGTTCTGTTATGCTAGAGGGAGAAGACAGATTCTAACCCAGGTGCTCACAAACAGACCCATCAGCGACGTCATACTGGCGAGAAAcctttctcttgcgataTATGTCAGAAGAGGTTTGCCCAGCGCGGCAATGTCCGTGCCCATAAAATCACACACCAGCATGCCAAGCCATTCACCTGTCTGTTGGACGACTGCGGGAAACAATTTACTCAGCTGGGCAATCTCAAGGTGCGATGACCCATGCATTCTAGTACTCGCATAAATTAGCTATGTCGTATCTAACCGGTTGGACAGTCTCACCAGAATAAGTTTCACGCAACAACATTGCGGGATTTGACATTGAAATTCTCCCAAGTAACAATAGGTGACCCCATGAGCCCGCAAGATAGAAAGTTGTGGGAATACTTTGCCACTCTTTACAAGAATAGCAACAAGGGAATAAAGGGTCGTGGAAAGGATCGTAGGATCTCCCCTACCTCTAGGTCAGGACCTGGGAAACGACACCAGACCCTAGGCAACAATGACGACAAGCTGCAACGCCCTATTTATGAGGAATCATCGGTCTACACCGGGGGTTCAAGTagtgacgaggaggatgcgGAGGCCTATTATATTGATAGACAAAATCATTGAGCCGTACTGGTCTTCTGTTCGATCCTGTTTCTACTTATTCTTGGCTGTGTGTTGCAATGTATTCGGATTGTTCTACGATACCAGGTTTGTTTATGTTGGATGTTTATGGGAGCCTCTCCGCGATCGAGGCAGCATTGTCCGCCAGTTTACACAAAAAGAATTCTATCCAAAACTATTGGTGTTGAGTAATTCTTGGTACAAATCTTTTAATCTTTTGTATATGCATCGTTGGTAGGTGAATATCCAACGCGTCGCCACAGGGAGCAGTATCAGAATTGCGAGCGCTTGATATGCCTCGACCTTTCAAGTGCAAGCCAATAGTACAGCTAGCATACCTCTTGGCTTGAATCTGCATGCGCAGACCTTGGCAATGAGAGCTGTTTTTTCGAAGACAGAAGCGCACTATGCGCGTGAAATCAGTTCGGGTAAATATGCTCGGGTGTTCTCATACACCAGGAAGGTAACCCATGTACTTGGCAGCACCCGCAATATATTTGGCCCTAAACCCTTGTAGAAGCCGGCCGCTCCCTCTCTGGCCCAGATCTGCAAAGCCGCATCCTGAACCCCCCGGTAGATAAGATGAGCATCATAGGTTTGCAACCGGGACCGCAACACTTGGTATGGATATGTGACAAACCCGGCGAATATCTTCGAGAGACtagagatgatgaagagatctAGGTTACCGAGTCTTCGCCACCGCACTTGTGCCGATCCCGCATAGCCATCGTTAAACACCGTCGCAGATGACATTTTGATTCGGTGCAGTTTTAACTTCTCGTAAGCCATGAACTGAAGTGCACCATGGCTTACCCCAAAAAGAGCTGGAAGGAGGCCACGATAGAAACCTGGAATACCCTCTGAATGATAGATCTGTGAGGCACCAGTAGTGAAAGACGCATACGCTCCGGGCGTCCTAGAACTGGTCGATAACATACGAGTCTTAATGACCCAGATAGGATTTGTCAATATAGATGTCAGCATGCCTTGATGTAAAGAGCCGATCTGAGTCAGCCACCACCACATCCAGATTTGTGAGACAAATTTAAGGGCTCTAGCATACCAGCGGCCCCTGAGGCAAGAAAATAATCGGAGGAGGTAAGATCTTCCTCCCGAGAGCTGCGCCAAGTACGCGTCGCAGTCTTGATATTACCATAGCACAAAAAATAAAGGGCCCAGCTAGTCGAGTTACCAATGATGTTGGGCGTCAGTCCACGGTAGAACGCTGCAACGCCGCCTTCATTCTGGTATATGCTGCGGACGACGTGGAGCGAGCCACCCACTcgagaggatgaggatcggTCAACTAAGTCATTCAGGGGAGAGAAGATTTAGCCACCATCGCACACACCCATCCATCCCAAGCGAGTGTCAACACGATCAATTGAAGGGTAGAAATAGGAGTAGAGGATTGCATGTGTATACCACAAGGACTGACTTACCTTGTAGTCGAGTTTTGATCAAATCCAACGGATGGAGGCACAACGTAGAAACAATTCCAGCCGTAAATCCCGCTACGCTCTCCACAAAGGACGACGACAAGCCATCCTGCCCGTTCATGAACCTTTTATTACTCCTTCCTGGGTTGCGTTCGTATAGCTTAGTAGAGTGATGAAGGGTTGGTCCCGTCATCGACTTTTTCGTCTCCCTCGGTCCGATTACGGTTCGGCAGCGGAAGTTGCCTGTTCGCGCTTAGATCAGGAAAGTAGTCAATTTATAAGTAACAAGGCCCTTTCTCAGACGAATGGCGAAATGGCTGCGATTTAGTTTGGACATATGTCCAGTCAAATAATTCGAACAAGGAATGGTCGGAAGGCTCAGGGCCTGTCGGTTATCCAAGAAGTCCGTTTTTCTCTTAGTATTCCACGCTTACTTATTCACCTTTGACAGTCAACCTTTACAGATCGAAGCACAGCTCGTATATGTTCATCATCCAGAAAGTACCCtgatataaataaaaaaagtcCTTAAAAATACATGATGTCAATGTAGAAGCTCCCAATCTTCGACACAACAGACTGAACAAGATAGACTTCCCACTAGCCACTTAGCCATGAGTTGAAGACCCCCCGGTTGTAGGCGAAAAGGGCATcacagaaaaacaaaaacctCTGAGCCCTTACAGATTGTTCTTTGTTATCATGGAGCTCATTCACTTTATGCGAGCGGTGAAAATAACCTAGCCATGACATCAGCTCCCATTCTGGTATCGCGTAGGCTAAGGAAGGAGTTCGTTATACTTGAACAAAGATGGTTTGGGCTCGCTATACGTATAACCTATCAGATTAATCAGTACAGGTAGTTCTCAGAACGTCCATGTCGCAATCAAATAAAGTCCCCATACCGAGATAAACAATCAAGGGTAGATATCCGCTGCACGCCTAGTCAGGTTTTATCGTATCTTATATAGCTTGAAAGGTGTGGAACGACTCACTAGTGAATAGCGACCCTTGAAACATCAATAACTTTGGAGATGCGCTCCTagtgagaaagaaaatcatcaGCGGTCGTTATGTGGTTTTGTTGAGGATTGTATGTCTAACCTTGGTCTCTTCCGAAAACTGAACCATTGCGATAGTCACGAGTATGT includes the following:
- a CDS encoding uncharacterized protein (Zn-finger) produces the protein METAEPVSYEFPGHTIGAVAPRRMMTSNLGHNFPFYATPAASFPLPFHQSSSTAYGFGHALNHHHHNHHQPSYPQFFVASHESINSQPMRLSSEPPPVQSIPDIRPAKNAVNRVSRDPLVKNDPSSNTQQTPMARSSTHGAAAQSKSPSVSEIEFTTEVDILMKAIQSRNSVQPPNTQSLPPLQQLTHRGCHGYPQTFSLHPSGNTRCNMMAEEVQSRSGKKRKYVCTLPHCGKSFAQKTHLDIHTRAHTGDKPFICKEPSCGQRFSQLGNLKREKTDSNPGAHKQTHQRRHTGEKPFSCDICQKRFAQRGNVRAHKITHQHAKPFTCLLDDCGKQFTQLGNLKSHQNKFHATTLRDLTLKFSQVTIGDPMSPQDRKLWEYFATLYKNSNKGIKGRGKDRRISPTSRSGPGKRHQTLGNNDDKLQRPIYEESSVYTGGSSSDEEDAEAYYIDRQNH
- a CDS encoding putative mitochondrial folate carrier protein Flx1 (mitochondrial FAD carrier protein); amino-acid sequence: MNGQDGLSSSFVESVAGFTAGIVSTLCLHPLDLIKTRLQVDRSSSSRVGGSLHVVRSIYQNEGGVAAFYRGLTPNIIGNSTSWALYFLCYGNIKTATRTWRSSREEDLTSSDYFLASGAAGMLTSILTNPIWVIKTRMLSTSSRTPGAYASFTTGASQIYHSEGIPGFYRGLLPALFGVSHGALQFMAYEKLKLHRIKMSSATVFNDGYAGSAQVRWRRLGNLDLFIISSLSKIFAGFVTYPYQVLRSRLQTYDAHLIYRGVQDAALQIWAREGAAGFYKGLGPNILRVLPSTWVTFLVYENTRAYLPELISRA
- the rcoA gene encoding putative transcriptional repressor TupA/RocA (WD40 repeat-containing protein), whose translation is MYNTHRGMVPAPNSRLTELLDQLRQEFENQSRSTGEFEHQLTGQLQEMEMIRQKVYQLEQAQIKMKQDYEAEIRVLRHELESRGVQPVSSHIAGPAQHAGPSQAPPPALGHGPSNLFGGIMANQGGSGPGLAPPPPQDQQPPQHTLQQPAPAAQQGAPQPPQSSFGGYQPGAAVNGYAPPPPPTASPGPGKRPRAPPGPATPQQTHQLAYPDPRVSPQLARPTPPSQALVRDRPGNMLANWNPDDLPASQKREGADWYAVFNPEVQRVLDVELVHHLVHDSVVCCVRFSRDGKYLATGCNRSAQIFDVTTGQNVATLQDENVDKNGDLYIRSVCFSPDGKFLATGAEDKQIRVWDIAARTIKHIFTGHEQDIYSLDFAGNGRYIASGSGDKTVRLWDILDGKLVYTLSIEDGVTTVAMSPDGHYVAAGSLDKSVRVWDTTTGYLVERLESPDGHKDSVYSVAFAPNGRDLVSGSLDKTIKLWELNVPRGAFPGTGVKGGKCIRTFEGHKDFVLSVCLTPDGHWVMSGSKDRGVQFWDPITGNAQMMLQGHKNSVISVAPSPTNNLFATGSGDMRARIWRYVLLFNSQP